From the genome of Chitinivorax sp. B:
CAGCCATTGCTGAGCGACCTTGGCTACCCGTTCCACTGGAATGGCCTCCAAACATTCACTCCGCTTACCACCGCCACAGCCATCCTTACCACATGGCCGACAGGGATGATCAGATGTCAGCACCTGTGCCGCCACTTGCCATGGCGCCCACTCGATATCGCCACTAGGCCCGAACAACGCCACTGTCGGGGTCTGCATCGCCGCAGCAATATGCATTGGCACTGAGTCCATTCCAATAAACAGGCGGGCCTGGGCAGTCAATGCTGCCAATTCCTTGAGATTGAGCTGTCCTACCAGATTCAGGACTGGCCGTTTCAACCGGCTTTCAATGTCAGCGACAAGCGCACGTTCTTTATCATCCGGCGCACCTGTCAACACAATGGTTTGCCCGGCAGCGGTCAACTGATCAATCAGCTCAGCCATGTGCTCGGCAGGCCAGCACTTGAACCACCACCGCGAAGCCGGATGAATCTGCACAAATGATTTTGGCGTCAGCCCTTGTTGTCTTAACCATCCACCCACTTTGTCCTCGGCCGCCAGTCCTGGTACCAATACCAAACGACGCTCATCCAGATCAGGATACAAACCGATACGACGCAATGCATCCAGATGAATCTCGACGGTATGGCGACGGTTTCCACCAATAATGGGGTAAAGATGGGTGAAACTCTGCTTCCAGAATGTCGGTTTGTTGGCTTGCCCTGCCACTGCC
Proteins encoded in this window:
- the rfaQ gene encoding putative lipopolysaccharide heptosyltransferase III; amino-acid sequence: MVPDAIPFEQVRRVLVVKLRHHGDVLLTSPVLSVLKAHYPHLEIDALVYSDTAPMLADHPALSQLYVTLRKGAGVVAEWKLFQALRSRHYDLLIHLTDSSRGAWLARLLGVRWAVAGQANKPTFWKQSFTHLYPIIGGNRRHTVEIHLDALRRIGLYPDLDERRLVLVPGLAAEDKVGGWLRQQGLTPKSFVQIHPASRWWFKCWPAEHMAELIDQLTAAGQTIVLTGAPDDKERALVADIESRLKRPVLNLVGQLNLKELAALTAQARLFIGMDSVPMHIAAAMQTPTVALFGPSGDIEWAPWQVAAQVLTSDHPCRPCGKDGCGGGKRSECLEAIPVERVAKVAQQWLTDR